A genomic stretch from Seriola aureovittata isolate HTS-2021-v1 ecotype China chromosome 13, ASM2101889v1, whole genome shotgun sequence includes:
- the jmjd7 gene encoding bifunctional peptidase and (3S)-lysyl hydroxylase JMJD7 isoform X1 produces the protein MASVNEHLTEFSLEAHDLYLNQSVPYLEEPPDPLQFYCDWIGPNKPCIIRNAFSHWPALSRWTPDYLREKVGSKVISVAVTPNGYADAVNGDRFVMPEERQMSFSAVLDIIQRKVQQRGVLYVQKQCSNLLEELPELTDDVEPHVPWMSTALGKLPDAVNFWLGEANAVTSMHKDHYENLYCVISGEKHFILLPPTDRPFIPYGVYQPAVYHQQDDGEFEVVDQSDSEKVPWIPLDPLDPDLERYPQYRRARPIHCSVKAGEMLYLPSLWFHHVQQSHGCIAVNFWYDMEYDIKYNYFQLLETLCEVTGST, from the exons ATGGCGTCTGTGAACGAACACCTTACTGAGTTTTCACTAGAAGCTCACG ATCTGTATCTGAACCAATCAGTGCCATACCTGGAGGAGCCACCTGACCCGCTGCAGTTCTACTGCGACTGGATTGGTCCGAACAAGCCCTGCATCATCCGCAACGCCTTCAGCCACTGGCCGGCCCTGTCCAGGTGGACGCCAGACTACCTGAG GGAGAAggtggggtcaaaggtcatcagtGTGGCGGTGACTCCTAACGGCTACGCTGACGCCGTGAACGGTGATCGCTTCGTGATGcctgaagagagacagatgagtttctctgctgttctcgACATCATCCAGAGGAAG gtgcAGCAGCGTGGCGTGCTCTATGTTCAGAAGCAGTGCTCTaacctgctggaggagctgccGGAGCTCACTGACGACGTGGAGCCTCACGTTCCCTGGATGAGCACCGCGCTCG GAAAGTTGCCTGATGCTGTGAATTTTTGGCTCGGAGAGGCGAACGCCGTGACCTCCA tgcaCAAAGATCACTACGAGAATCTTTACTGTGTCATTTCTGGAGAGAAACATTTCATCCTGCTGCCACCCACAGACAGACCCTTCATCCCCTACG GTGTGTATCAGCCGGCTGTTTATCATCAGCAGGACGACGGTGAGTTCGAGGTTGTCGATCAGAGCGACTCTGAGAAG GTCCCGTGGATCCCTCTGGACCCCCTGGACCCGGACCTGGAGCGGTACCCACAGTACCGGAGAGCTCGGCCGATCCACTGCAGCGTGAAGGCCGGAGAGATGCTGTATCTGCCGTCTCTGTGGTTCCACCACGTCCAGCAGTCACACGGCTGCATCGCAG tgaactTCTGGTACGACATGGAGTACGACATCAAGTACAACTacttccagctgctggagacgctGTGTGAGGTCACGGGGTCGACgtga
- the jmjd7 gene encoding bifunctional peptidase and (3S)-lysyl hydroxylase JMJD7 isoform X2 has translation MASVNEHLTEFSLEAHDLYLNQSVPYLEEPPDPLQFYCDWIGPNKPCIIRNAFSHWPALSRWTPDYLREKVGSKVISVAVTPNGYADAVNGDRFVMPEERQMSFSAVLDIIQRKVQQRGVLYVQKQCSNLLEELPELTDDVEPHVPWMSTALGKLPDAVNFWLGEANAVTSMHKDHYENLYCVISGEKHFILLPPTDRPFIPYGVYQPAVYHQQDDGEFEVVDQSDSEKVPWIPLDPLDPDLERYPQYRRARPIHCSVKAGEMLYLPSLWFHHVQQSHGCIAGDRSRAL, from the exons ATGGCGTCTGTGAACGAACACCTTACTGAGTTTTCACTAGAAGCTCACG ATCTGTATCTGAACCAATCAGTGCCATACCTGGAGGAGCCACCTGACCCGCTGCAGTTCTACTGCGACTGGATTGGTCCGAACAAGCCCTGCATCATCCGCAACGCCTTCAGCCACTGGCCGGCCCTGTCCAGGTGGACGCCAGACTACCTGAG GGAGAAggtggggtcaaaggtcatcagtGTGGCGGTGACTCCTAACGGCTACGCTGACGCCGTGAACGGTGATCGCTTCGTGATGcctgaagagagacagatgagtttctctgctgttctcgACATCATCCAGAGGAAG gtgcAGCAGCGTGGCGTGCTCTATGTTCAGAAGCAGTGCTCTaacctgctggaggagctgccGGAGCTCACTGACGACGTGGAGCCTCACGTTCCCTGGATGAGCACCGCGCTCG GAAAGTTGCCTGATGCTGTGAATTTTTGGCTCGGAGAGGCGAACGCCGTGACCTCCA tgcaCAAAGATCACTACGAGAATCTTTACTGTGTCATTTCTGGAGAGAAACATTTCATCCTGCTGCCACCCACAGACAGACCCTTCATCCCCTACG GTGTGTATCAGCCGGCTGTTTATCATCAGCAGGACGACGGTGAGTTCGAGGTTGTCGATCAGAGCGACTCTGAGAAG GTCCCGTGGATCCCTCTGGACCCCCTGGACCCGGACCTGGAGCGGTACCCACAGTACCGGAGAGCTCGGCCGATCCACTGCAGCGTGAAGGCCGGAGAGATGCTGTATCTGCCGTCTCTGTGGTTCCACCACGTCCAGCAGTCACACGGCTGCATCGCAG gcgacaggagccgcGCTTTGTGA
- the LOC130180573 gene encoding uncharacterized protein LOC130180573 isoform X2, with protein MEHRCSHCGAAIERQTKGYKRKSLLSLTDRRSAQKLFPDLNPAEAFLCFACVRLVFQRTKKSGNKRVYVDPQPRSCPAPPARPAASVPAEPPPPKKLKKRLKTTLNEHDYASQDPSPSPRSDPPPARRIRRGPIPQICGYLRKKNFSSALNRLLQVSGFREALIKTCSKIISGERKQMVNDLDGPYRKTFSPENLSAFSWDKTTSWAEEKAPLTVACLRAMFPPAKKIQKQMVNYGRGNNPRQMTEDEVKQMLDRRISLLLSVPLYTSTVRACFLQTAFSVEMLRHRCPIKLFTITNSLGISQSKTAARIHAKRLAQEHDRQVKQWRDEIQTTRRTQYCCDDSRKAAAYTFTWGKVRVPSVSRSDSADRGYSFVTWAFRFAHQVRVNFRYLHGDPIKAVEVSPYSVLPTRQTYESLRQRMKIIVMRIIADNLEVLKGPRGRVVRHIPHIYSDRMKEQSTTVSLGAVIPNTTEESVSVAYGLKDYIPMVSGKPYHILCCGDVLSTDRTEQGNQNQNNETPNLDLRFDGLVEAPPEFQKEHLFHEEMIKMLLSEKSENSRGSLHHIISLFHFKTFNNTAKDYFLNIWDFITFVTTAYVTLFAVTECGLDCVDQRPSDYPSQVSDQMDWLGNLAHRLVDLVWMPPSQEDINTAAAAAGRSDRQKKTSPFCYCREEKPEEQLVRCCSHLCPGIWFHDGCARAQTLSDPHEDWFCGPDCSADGTYIYCHCKEQKGGQMVQCGLMDKCRRHEWYHRDCLTAAEQSRAEQTPWFCSESCSLAADGEDFLLNYTRAVVWEGLYHMARRDAIQEGDGDAMMDFWKMDLVLLWTRDHQQLFNSSHHILTGMEGFYPERVRQDMKWNRVLNLQGTAGGNISLDLLTELMINEFKGVIEFGKGSFTKQQVEHSAQLAGPQAKDLDRLFFTGGNPLNLCSYLSRVTSRSCSRSEDVSRFVEEFKKDELFGFKPGRKHQGFNQFTYRQRLRKPERLGRTLRSLSEDLDRRRDVIL; from the exons ATGGAGCACCGCTGCAGCCACTGTGGCGCTGCCATAGAGAGACAGACCAAAGGATATAAAAGAAAGTCTCTGCTGTCGCTGACGGACCGAAGGAGCGCTCAGAAACTGTTCCCGGACCTGAACCCCGCGGAGGCGTTTTTGTGTTTCGCCTGTGTGCGACTGGTTTTTCAGAGAACGAAGAAAAGTGGGAACAAGCGGGTTTACGTGGACCCTCAGCCCCGCTCCTGCCCGGCTCCCCCGGCCCGTCCTGCCGCCTCTGTCCCGGCAGAACCGCCTCCTCCGAAAAAGCTCAAGAAGAGGCTCAAAACGACTCTGAACGAACACGACTACGCGTCCCAGGACCCGTCGCCCTCCCCCCGGTCCGACCCCCCACCGGCCCGGCGCATCCGCCGCGGACCGATCCCGCAGATCTGCGGGTATCTGCGGAAGAAGAACTTCAGCTCCGCTCTGAACCGACTGCTGCAGGTGTCCGGCTTCAGGGAGGCTCTGATCAAAACCTGCTCCAAGATCATCTCCGGTGAG CGTAAACAGATGGTGAACGACCTGGACGGACCGTACAGGAAGACCTTCAGCCCAGAGAACCTGTCAGCCTTCAGCTGGGATAAGACTACTTCCTGGGCTGAAGAGAAAGCTCCTCTGACTGTGGCCTGCCTCAGAGCCATGTTTCCTCCCGCCAAAAAGATCCAGAAACAGATGGTGAACTATGGCCGAGGGAATAACCCACG GCAGATGACTGAGGACGAGGTGAAGCAGATGTTGGACCGGAGgatcagcctcctcctctcagtaCCTCTGTACACCAGCACAGTCAGAGCCTGTTTCCTTCAGACCGCCTTCAGCGTGGAGATGTTGAGACACCGCTGTCCCATCAAACTCTTCACCATCACCAACAGCCTCGGCATCTCACAGTCCAAAACCGCCGCCAGGATCCACGCCAAGAGGCTCGCCCAGGAGCACGACCGACAGGTGAAGCAGTGGAGAGACGAGATCCAG ACCACGAGAAGGACGCAGTACTGCTGTGACGACTCCAGGAAAGCTGCAGCTTACACCTTCACCTGGGGGAAAGTTCGG gTTCCGTCTGTGTCCAGGTCGGACTCCGCAGATCGAGGATACTCCTTTGTGACGTGGGCGTTTCGCTTCGCTCATCAGGTTCGGGTTAACTTCCGTTACCTGCACGGAGATCCGATCAAAGCAGTGGAAGTGTCTCCGTACAGCGTCCTCCCAAccagacag aCGTACGAGTCGCTCCGACAGCGAATGAAAATCATTGTGATGCGAATCATCGCCGACAACCTGGAGGTCCTGAAAGGACCGAGGGGACGAGTGGTGAGACACATCCCTCACATCTACTCCGACCGGATGAAGGAGCAGAGCACCACT GTGAGTCTGGGTGCAGTGATACCGAACACCACAGAGGAGTCTGTTAGCGTAGCGTACGGCCTTAAAGACTACATTCCTATGGTTTCTGGGAAACCATACCACATCCTGTGTTGTGGGGACGTCCTGAGCACCGACAGGACCGAGCAAGGCAACCAAAACCAGAACAACGAAACTCCAAACCTGGACCTGAGGTTTGACGGCCTCGTAGAAGCACCTCCAGAGTTTCAGAAGGAACACCTGTTTCATGAG GAAATGATAAAGATGCTTCTCAGTGAGAAGAGTGAGAACTCTCGAGGAtctcttcatcacatcatctcaCTGTTTCACTTCAAGACGTTTAACAACACAGCCAAAGACTACTTCCTCAACATCTGGGACTTCATCACG TTTGTGACGACGGCGTACGTGACTCTGTTTGCTGTGACAGAGTGTGGTCTGGACTGTGTGGACCAGAGACCCTCAGACTACCCCTCTCAGGTCTCAGATCAGATGGACTGGCTCGGGAACCTGGCTCACAGGCTGGTGGATCTGGTGTGGATGCCTCCATCTCAGGAAGACAtcaacactgctgctgctgctgcaggtcgaagtgacagacagaagaaaaccTCCCCCTTCTGTTACTGCAGAGAAG AGAAGCCGGAGGAGCAGCTGGTGCGGTGCTGCAGTCACCTGTGTCCAGGTATCTGGTTCCATGACGGCTGCGCTCGGGCTCAGACCCTCTCGGACCCACATGAGGACTGGTTCTGTGGTCCGGACTGCAGTGCAGACGGGACCTACATCTACTGTCACTGTAAGGAGCAGAAGGGGGGGCAGATGGTCCAGTGTGGACTCATGGACAAGTGCAGGAGACACGAGTGGTACCACAGAGACTGTCTGACAGCGGCCGAGCAGAGCAGAGCCGAACAGA CTCCGTGGTTCTGCTCAGAGTCCTGCTCATTGGCTGCTGATGGCGAGGACTTCCTGTTGAACTACACGAGGGCGGTGGTGTGGGAGGGGCTGTACCACATGGCCAGACGGGACGCCATCCAGGAGGGAGACGGAGACGCCATGATGGACTTCTGGAAGATGGACCTGGTTCTGCTGTGGACCAGAGATCACCAGCAGCTCTTCAACAGCAGCCACCACATCCTCACTG GGATGGAGGGGTTCTACCCAGAGCGAGTCAGACAGGACATGAAGTGGAACCGGGTGTTGAATCTTCAGGGAACAGCTGGAGGAAACATCAGCCTGGACCTCCTCACTGAGCTCATGATCAACgagttcaaag GTGTGATCGAGTTCGGTAAAGGCAGCTTCACGAAGCAGCAGGTGGAGCACAGCGCTCAGCTGGCCGGACCTCAGGCCAAAGACCTGGACCGGCTTTTCTTCACAGGGGGAAACCCTCTGAACCTGTGCTCGTACCTGTCCCGTGTGACGTCCCGGTCCTGCAGCAGGAGCGAGGACGTGTCCAGGTTTGTGGAGGAGTTTAAGAAAGACGAGCTGTTTGGGTTCAAACCGGGAAGGAAACATCAGGGCTTCAACCAGTTCACCTACAGACAGAGGCTCCGCAAACCAGAGAGGCTGGGCAGGACCCTGAGGAGTCTGTCTGAAGACCTGGACCGACGGAGAGACGTGATCCTCTGA
- the LOC130180573 gene encoding uncharacterized protein LOC130180573 isoform X1, translated as MEHRCSHCGAAIERQTKGYKRKSLLSLTDRRSAQKLFPDLNPAEAFLCFACVRLVFQRTKKSGNKRVYVDPQPRSCPAPPARPAASVPAEPPPPKKLKKRLKTTLNEHDYASQDPSPSPRSDPPPARRIRRGPIPQICGYLRKKNFSSALNRLLQVSGFREALIKTCSKIISGERKQMVNDLDGPYRKTFSPENLSAFSWDKTTSWAEEKAPLTVACLRAMFPPAKKIQKQMVNYGRGNNPRQMTEDEVKQMLDRRISLLLSVPLYTSTVRACFLQTAFSVEMLRHRCPIKLFTITNSLGISQSKTAARIHAKRLAQEHDRQVKQWRDEIQTTRRTQYCCDDSRKAAAYTFTWGKVRVRRFVTDNNFLLHIVCSSVDEGVCVLQVPSVSRSDSADRGYSFVTWAFRFAHQVRVNFRYLHGDPIKAVEVSPYSVLPTRQTYESLRQRMKIIVMRIIADNLEVLKGPRGRVVRHIPHIYSDRMKEQSTTVSLGAVIPNTTEESVSVAYGLKDYIPMVSGKPYHILCCGDVLSTDRTEQGNQNQNNETPNLDLRFDGLVEAPPEFQKEHLFHEEMIKMLLSEKSENSRGSLHHIISLFHFKTFNNTAKDYFLNIWDFITFVTTAYVTLFAVTECGLDCVDQRPSDYPSQVSDQMDWLGNLAHRLVDLVWMPPSQEDINTAAAAAGRSDRQKKTSPFCYCREEKPEEQLVRCCSHLCPGIWFHDGCARAQTLSDPHEDWFCGPDCSADGTYIYCHCKEQKGGQMVQCGLMDKCRRHEWYHRDCLTAAEQSRAEQTPWFCSESCSLAADGEDFLLNYTRAVVWEGLYHMARRDAIQEGDGDAMMDFWKMDLVLLWTRDHQQLFNSSHHILTGMEGFYPERVRQDMKWNRVLNLQGTAGGNISLDLLTELMINEFKGVIEFGKGSFTKQQVEHSAQLAGPQAKDLDRLFFTGGNPLNLCSYLSRVTSRSCSRSEDVSRFVEEFKKDELFGFKPGRKHQGFNQFTYRQRLRKPERLGRTLRSLSEDLDRRRDVIL; from the exons ATGGAGCACCGCTGCAGCCACTGTGGCGCTGCCATAGAGAGACAGACCAAAGGATATAAAAGAAAGTCTCTGCTGTCGCTGACGGACCGAAGGAGCGCTCAGAAACTGTTCCCGGACCTGAACCCCGCGGAGGCGTTTTTGTGTTTCGCCTGTGTGCGACTGGTTTTTCAGAGAACGAAGAAAAGTGGGAACAAGCGGGTTTACGTGGACCCTCAGCCCCGCTCCTGCCCGGCTCCCCCGGCCCGTCCTGCCGCCTCTGTCCCGGCAGAACCGCCTCCTCCGAAAAAGCTCAAGAAGAGGCTCAAAACGACTCTGAACGAACACGACTACGCGTCCCAGGACCCGTCGCCCTCCCCCCGGTCCGACCCCCCACCGGCCCGGCGCATCCGCCGCGGACCGATCCCGCAGATCTGCGGGTATCTGCGGAAGAAGAACTTCAGCTCCGCTCTGAACCGACTGCTGCAGGTGTCCGGCTTCAGGGAGGCTCTGATCAAAACCTGCTCCAAGATCATCTCCGGTGAG CGTAAACAGATGGTGAACGACCTGGACGGACCGTACAGGAAGACCTTCAGCCCAGAGAACCTGTCAGCCTTCAGCTGGGATAAGACTACTTCCTGGGCTGAAGAGAAAGCTCCTCTGACTGTGGCCTGCCTCAGAGCCATGTTTCCTCCCGCCAAAAAGATCCAGAAACAGATGGTGAACTATGGCCGAGGGAATAACCCACG GCAGATGACTGAGGACGAGGTGAAGCAGATGTTGGACCGGAGgatcagcctcctcctctcagtaCCTCTGTACACCAGCACAGTCAGAGCCTGTTTCCTTCAGACCGCCTTCAGCGTGGAGATGTTGAGACACCGCTGTCCCATCAAACTCTTCACCATCACCAACAGCCTCGGCATCTCACAGTCCAAAACCGCCGCCAGGATCCACGCCAAGAGGCTCGCCCAGGAGCACGACCGACAGGTGAAGCAGTGGAGAGACGAGATCCAG ACCACGAGAAGGACGCAGTACTGCTGTGACGACTCCAGGAAAGCTGCAGCTTACACCTTCACCTGGGGGAAAGTTCGGGTGAGACGATTTGTGACCGACAACAACTTTCTGCTTCACATCGTCTGCTCATCAGTTGATGAAGgtgtctgtgtgctgcaggTTCCGTCTGTGTCCAGGTCGGACTCCGCAGATCGAGGATACTCCTTTGTGACGTGGGCGTTTCGCTTCGCTCATCAGGTTCGGGTTAACTTCCGTTACCTGCACGGAGATCCGATCAAAGCAGTGGAAGTGTCTCCGTACAGCGTCCTCCCAAccagacag aCGTACGAGTCGCTCCGACAGCGAATGAAAATCATTGTGATGCGAATCATCGCCGACAACCTGGAGGTCCTGAAAGGACCGAGGGGACGAGTGGTGAGACACATCCCTCACATCTACTCCGACCGGATGAAGGAGCAGAGCACCACT GTGAGTCTGGGTGCAGTGATACCGAACACCACAGAGGAGTCTGTTAGCGTAGCGTACGGCCTTAAAGACTACATTCCTATGGTTTCTGGGAAACCATACCACATCCTGTGTTGTGGGGACGTCCTGAGCACCGACAGGACCGAGCAAGGCAACCAAAACCAGAACAACGAAACTCCAAACCTGGACCTGAGGTTTGACGGCCTCGTAGAAGCACCTCCAGAGTTTCAGAAGGAACACCTGTTTCATGAG GAAATGATAAAGATGCTTCTCAGTGAGAAGAGTGAGAACTCTCGAGGAtctcttcatcacatcatctcaCTGTTTCACTTCAAGACGTTTAACAACACAGCCAAAGACTACTTCCTCAACATCTGGGACTTCATCACG TTTGTGACGACGGCGTACGTGACTCTGTTTGCTGTGACAGAGTGTGGTCTGGACTGTGTGGACCAGAGACCCTCAGACTACCCCTCTCAGGTCTCAGATCAGATGGACTGGCTCGGGAACCTGGCTCACAGGCTGGTGGATCTGGTGTGGATGCCTCCATCTCAGGAAGACAtcaacactgctgctgctgctgcaggtcgaagtgacagacagaagaaaaccTCCCCCTTCTGTTACTGCAGAGAAG AGAAGCCGGAGGAGCAGCTGGTGCGGTGCTGCAGTCACCTGTGTCCAGGTATCTGGTTCCATGACGGCTGCGCTCGGGCTCAGACCCTCTCGGACCCACATGAGGACTGGTTCTGTGGTCCGGACTGCAGTGCAGACGGGACCTACATCTACTGTCACTGTAAGGAGCAGAAGGGGGGGCAGATGGTCCAGTGTGGACTCATGGACAAGTGCAGGAGACACGAGTGGTACCACAGAGACTGTCTGACAGCGGCCGAGCAGAGCAGAGCCGAACAGA CTCCGTGGTTCTGCTCAGAGTCCTGCTCATTGGCTGCTGATGGCGAGGACTTCCTGTTGAACTACACGAGGGCGGTGGTGTGGGAGGGGCTGTACCACATGGCCAGACGGGACGCCATCCAGGAGGGAGACGGAGACGCCATGATGGACTTCTGGAAGATGGACCTGGTTCTGCTGTGGACCAGAGATCACCAGCAGCTCTTCAACAGCAGCCACCACATCCTCACTG GGATGGAGGGGTTCTACCCAGAGCGAGTCAGACAGGACATGAAGTGGAACCGGGTGTTGAATCTTCAGGGAACAGCTGGAGGAAACATCAGCCTGGACCTCCTCACTGAGCTCATGATCAACgagttcaaag GTGTGATCGAGTTCGGTAAAGGCAGCTTCACGAAGCAGCAGGTGGAGCACAGCGCTCAGCTGGCCGGACCTCAGGCCAAAGACCTGGACCGGCTTTTCTTCACAGGGGGAAACCCTCTGAACCTGTGCTCGTACCTGTCCCGTGTGACGTCCCGGTCCTGCAGCAGGAGCGAGGACGTGTCCAGGTTTGTGGAGGAGTTTAAGAAAGACGAGCTGTTTGGGTTCAAACCGGGAAGGAAACATCAGGGCTTCAACCAGTTCACCTACAGACAGAGGCTCCGCAAACCAGAGAGGCTGGGCAGGACCCTGAGGAGTCTGTCTGAAGACCTGGACCGACGGAGAGACGTGATCCTCTGA